In Poecilia reticulata strain Guanapo linkage group LG1, Guppy_female_1.0+MT, whole genome shotgun sequence, one genomic interval encodes:
- the LOC103467504 gene encoding spore coat protein SP96-like, with amino-acid sequence MCIKSSNDQNTIRFTLTCSGTDCEETTVISETMLKVVFVLGCLLCLTLAYSDDSASSRENRSLRGPHPPRGRGPPHGKPGHHGVPDDILQKLLEFLRTSTTTTTTAATTTAAATTTAAATTTAAATTTAAATTTTVAATT; translated from the exons ATGTGTATAAAAAGCTCTAACGACCAAAACACCATCAGATTTACCTTGACCTGCTCTGGGACAGATTGTGAAGAGACGACT GTAATCAGTGAAACAATGCTGAAGGTCGTATTTGTGCTGGGATGCCTCCTGTGTCTCACTCTGGCTTATTCT GATGACTCGGCATCCAGCCGGGAGAACCGCTCACTTCGGGGCCCTCATCCTCCTAGG GGCCGTGGTCCTCCTCATGGCAAACCAGGCCACCATGGTGTACCTGACGATATCCTTCAGAAGCTTCTTGAGTTTCTGCGCACCAGTACTACCACCACTACTACTGCTGCAACTACCACCGCAGCTGCAACTACCACCGCAGCTGCAACTACCACCGCAGCTGCAACTACCACCGCAGCTGCAACTACTACCACAGTGGCAGCTACAACATAA